One Tenacibaculum sp. MAR_2010_89 DNA window includes the following coding sequences:
- a CDS encoding TolC family protein, with the protein MKIKLFNFLIVSFFLSNTISAQNNVLISKKEVLNKVTENNSSLKISKQNYLQAQANYKQTSAIFLPNITASHTGFITTNPLMAFGSKLNQGILIQADFNPLLLNNPKRTQNFATKIEIQQPILNIDGLYKRKAAKTKMVATSLQIQRTKDFLLFEAEKLYMQLQLSYKNVYVLEKSLEAAKANLQVAENSLEQGYLQRADILAIEVQVTEVKNQLYTANNTIENISNHLSFLVSETQNNIYQPADSLEVKPFNTLSNKTLSDNRSDLKAMQLTSETYKKMHTANKMSFLPTLNAFGSYELYDNKIFSANSNGYLIGAQLSWNIFKGAERYGKIQGSKAAYEKSKLEYHQYKAKSELELNKTKRILAYTEKQLNLTKLALKQSSEALRIRKNRFKEGLEKTSDLLIAETQYAQKQLLYYQTVYQYNYTKAYLIFLTKE; encoded by the coding sequence GTCCTTAATAAAGTTACAGAAAACAATTCTTCTCTTAAAATAAGTAAACAAAATTATTTGCAAGCTCAAGCAAACTATAAACAAACAAGTGCTATTTTTTTACCTAACATAACCGCTTCTCATACTGGTTTTATTACGACTAATCCTTTGATGGCATTCGGAAGCAAATTAAATCAAGGAATTTTAATTCAAGCAGATTTCAATCCTCTTTTGTTAAACAATCCTAAACGCACTCAAAATTTTGCTACAAAAATAGAAATTCAACAACCGATATTAAATATTGATGGACTTTATAAACGTAAAGCTGCAAAAACCAAAATGGTGGCAACTAGTTTACAAATTCAACGTACTAAAGATTTTTTATTGTTTGAAGCTGAAAAATTATACATGCAATTACAATTGTCATATAAAAATGTATATGTTTTAGAAAAATCATTAGAAGCGGCAAAAGCAAACTTACAAGTGGCTGAAAATAGTCTTGAGCAAGGTTATTTACAACGTGCAGATATTTTAGCTATAGAAGTACAAGTTACGGAGGTCAAAAATCAATTATATACTGCTAATAATACCATAGAGAACATTTCTAACCACTTATCCTTTTTAGTCAGTGAAACACAAAACAATATTTATCAACCTGCTGATAGCTTAGAAGTAAAACCTTTTAACACATTATCAAATAAAACGCTATCTGATAACCGCTCAGATTTAAAAGCAATGCAATTAACTTCAGAAACTTATAAAAAAATGCACACTGCAAATAAAATGAGTTTTCTACCTACATTAAACGCTTTTGGTAGTTATGAATTATATGACAATAAAATTTTTAGTGCTAATAGTAATGGCTATTTAATAGGTGCTCAATTAAGTTGGAATATTTTTAAAGGTGCTGAACGCTATGGAAAAATTCAAGGAAGTAAAGCTGCTTATGAAAAATCAAAACTTGAATACCATCAGTATAAAGCTAAAAGTGAGTTAGAACTAAACAAAACTAAACGCATTCTAGCATATACTGAAAAACAATTAAATTTAACAAAACTAGCGTTAAAGCAATCTTCAGAAGCATTACGAATTCGAAAAAACCGTTTTAAAGAAGGGTTAGAAAAAACCTCAGATTTACTAATAGCTGAAACTCAGTATGCTCAAAAACAATTACTGTACTATCAAACAGTATATCAATATAACTATACCAAAGCATATTTAATTTTTTTAACAAAAGAATAA